In Sphingomonas psychrotolerans, the following proteins share a genomic window:
- a CDS encoding (2Fe-2S)-binding protein: MTRFTVNNQPVEYKMDPRTPLLWALRDASNLTGTKYGCGTGDCGACAVDVDGGLRLACQETIGALEGTFVTTIEGLSKDRSHPVQQALLATNIVQCGYCIPGIVMAASILLRGNRNPSEEDIKGAIPNICRCGIYPRLIGAITEAARSARGDTPIAAEPEPETQAPE, from the coding sequence ATGACTCGCTTCACCGTCAACAACCAGCCGGTCGAGTACAAGATGGACCCGCGCACGCCGCTGCTCTGGGCGCTGCGCGACGCTTCCAACCTTACCGGCACCAAATATGGCTGCGGCACCGGCGATTGTGGGGCCTGCGCAGTCGATGTCGATGGTGGGCTGCGGCTCGCCTGTCAGGAGACGATCGGCGCGCTCGAAGGCACCTTCGTCACTACCATTGAAGGCCTTTCGAAGGATCGCAGCCACCCGGTGCAGCAGGCATTGCTCGCCACCAACATCGTCCAGTGCGGCTATTGCATTCCCGGCATCGTGATGGCCGCGTCGATCTTGCTGCGGGGCAATCGCAATCCGAGCGAAGAAGACATCAAAGGTGCGATCCCCAATATCTGTCGCTGCGGCATCTATCCCCGGCTGATCGGCGCGATCACCGAGGCCGCCCGATCGGCACGCGGCGACACGCCCATCGCAGCGGAGCCCGAACCCGAGACGCAGGCACCCGAATAG
- a CDS encoding DODA-type extradiol aromatic ring-opening family dioxygenase, with translation MTTMPTLFIPHGGGPCFFMDPDGGPADPMWLPMQAYLAGLIDSLLERPKAILLVSGHWEEADVTVHVGSGQPLFYDYGGFPEHTYRLRWDAPDAPEVAMRAKALLEGAGHAVGEERARGWDHGVFIPMMVAVPGADIPLAQLSLRKDLDPAAHIAIGRALAPLRDEGVLIVGSGMSFHNLRARGPQVTPVADEWDAALVDAVTDPDPARRAERVAAWDTLPHAHFAHPREEHLLPLMVALGAGGEGAAVADYRDHVLGWAVSGFRFG, from the coding sequence ATGACGACAATGCCGACACTGTTCATCCCGCATGGCGGGGGACCGTGCTTCTTCATGGACCCGGACGGCGGTCCCGCCGATCCGATGTGGCTGCCGATGCAGGCCTATCTTGCCGGGCTCATCGACAGCCTGCTCGAGCGGCCCAAGGCGATCCTGCTGGTCTCCGGGCATTGGGAGGAGGCGGATGTGACCGTGCATGTCGGCAGCGGCCAACCCTTATTCTACGATTATGGCGGCTTCCCCGAGCATACCTATCGGCTGCGCTGGGACGCGCCCGACGCGCCCGAGGTGGCGATGCGGGCCAAGGCGCTGCTGGAGGGGGCGGGCCATGCTGTCGGCGAGGAGCGGGCGCGGGGCTGGGACCACGGGGTGTTCATCCCGATGATGGTCGCAGTGCCGGGGGCGGATATCCCGCTTGCGCAGCTGTCGCTTCGCAAAGACCTCGATCCTGCGGCGCACATCGCGATCGGGCGCGCGCTGGCACCGCTGCGGGATGAAGGCGTGCTGATCGTCGGGTCGGGCATGAGCTTTCACAACCTCCGCGCCCGCGGGCCCCAGGTGACCCCGGTGGCGGACGAATGGGATGCAGCTTTGGTCGACGCAGTCACCGATCCGGATCCGGCGCGGCGGGCGGAACGCGTGGCCGCATGGGACACGCTGCCGCATGCGCATTTCGCGCATCCGCGCGAAGAGCATCTGTTGCCGCTGATGGTCGCGCTCGGCGCGGGCGGCGAAGGGGCCGCGGTGGCCGATTATCGCGACCATGTGCTGGGCTGGGCGGTGAGCGGGTTCCGGTTTGGGTGA
- a CDS encoding class II aldolase/adducin family protein, whose translation MATALAQKPGIGEAEWEARQQLAACYRVFDHLGWSEMIYNHITVKLPGDEGAFLINPFGLHFSEVKASNLVKIDIDGNKLDDSPYPVNRAGFVQHALFHRHLPDAHCIMHTHTTAGMAVSSVAGGLRPVNFYACNFAGQIAYHDFEGVTVRDEEGERLLANLGDKRVMLLRNHGILVMGRTLPEAFIKHWALQRACEIQLATLSMGEPLLVPEEVVAVHQRDLHMAQVPGGPGAADFAAMVRLVDRVDRSWRE comes from the coding sequence ATGGCCACCGCGCTCGCGCAGAAGCCCGGCATCGGCGAAGCCGAATGGGAGGCACGCCAGCAGCTCGCCGCCTGCTATCGCGTGTTCGATCACCTCGGCTGGTCCGAGATGATCTACAATCACATCACCGTGAAGCTGCCGGGCGACGAAGGCGCGTTCCTGATCAACCCGTTCGGGCTCCACTTCAGCGAAGTGAAAGCATCGAACCTCGTCAAGATCGACATTGACGGCAACAAGCTCGACGATTCGCCATACCCGGTGAACCGCGCCGGCTTCGTCCAGCATGCCTTGTTCCACCGGCACCTGCCCGACGCGCATTGCATCATGCACACCCACACCACCGCGGGCATGGCGGTGAGCAGCGTCGCGGGCGGGCTGCGCCCCGTCAATTTCTATGCGTGCAACTTCGCCGGCCAGATCGCCTATCACGATTTCGAAGGCGTGACGGTGCGCGACGAGGAAGGCGAACGTCTGCTCGCCAATCTCGGCGACAAACGCGTGATGCTGCTGCGCAACCACGGCATCCTCGTGATGGGACGGACCCTGCCCGAGGCATTCATCAAGCATTGGGCGCTCCAGCGCGCCTGCGAGATCCAGCTCGCTACCCTGTCGATGGGCGAGCCGCTGCTGGTCCCGGAAGAAGTCGTCGCGGTCCATCAGCGCGACCTCCACATGGCACAGGTCCCGGGCGGCCCCGGCGCGGCGGATTTCGCGGCGATGGTGCGGCTGGTCGATCGGGTGGACAGAAGCTGGCGGGAATAA
- a CDS encoding DUF3829 domain-containing protein: protein MLGACGGSGSGSGGNGSVEAAANSPATAAKLSAYTEAYNALLETFGLPATAKTYKEARVAGRSPSETITISDGWIENEATKLKAARALPGSLGPLDAAAETLDTALQKVLARLKPLYAYYNTKAYRADGLKRGKAEDAQMIAEFDAALKAMDDFNAALVKQRRAGADAELATLKQSGDTVGYNTKLAMQQAEDLVGLFDKPEDLRDPAVFAKGDALAASLEKLLAEQQKAIADAKTKAKEPVETSRLSISGLVADMLGSMIGQYRQVKQSHSANDTEAMVDSYNRAVGLANNMP from the coding sequence GTGCTGGGCGCTTGCGGCGGCTCCGGCTCGGGCAGCGGAGGGAACGGATCGGTCGAGGCGGCGGCGAACTCGCCCGCCACGGCGGCCAAATTGAGCGCCTATACTGAGGCGTATAACGCGTTGCTCGAAACCTTCGGACTGCCGGCGACGGCGAAGACCTACAAGGAAGCCCGCGTAGCCGGCCGGTCGCCGAGCGAAACCATCACGATCAGCGATGGCTGGATCGAAAACGAGGCGACCAAGCTCAAGGCGGCGCGCGCGCTGCCCGGTTCGCTGGGCCCGCTCGACGCGGCGGCGGAGACGCTCGACACAGCACTGCAAAAGGTGTTGGCGCGGCTGAAGCCGCTTTATGCCTATTACAACACCAAGGCCTATCGCGCGGATGGGCTCAAGCGCGGCAAGGCGGAAGACGCCCAGATGATCGCCGAGTTCGACGCGGCGCTGAAGGCGATGGACGATTTCAACGCCGCACTGGTCAAACAGCGCCGCGCCGGCGCCGACGCCGAGCTCGCCACGCTGAAGCAGAGCGGCGACACGGTGGGATACAACACCAAGCTGGCGATGCAGCAGGCCGAGGATCTGGTCGGCCTGTTCGACAAGCCCGAGGACCTGCGTGATCCGGCGGTGTTCGCCAAGGGAGATGCGCTCGCCGCTTCGCTCGAGAAGTTGCTTGCCGAGCAGCAAAAGGCGATTGCGGACGCCAAGACCAAGGCGAAGGAACCCGTGGAGACCAGCCGGCTCAGCATCTCGGGATTGGTAGCCGACATGCTCGGATCGATGATCGGCCAATATCGCCAGGTGAAGCAGTCGCATTCCGCCAACGACACGGAGGCGATGGTCGATTCCTATAACCGGGCGGTGGGGCTGGCGAACAACATGCCTTGA
- a CDS encoding helix-turn-helix domain-containing protein: protein MALPRRRLFEGFRLRDLRRRLGLSQAAMAARLGISVPYLSQIENNGRPITQIVLLALAREFPMEAADIGTEAETSTLLRTIDAATDTSIPAHPLSEPDVRRGLEQQPLLARRLVAVHEAWRRSQEQLRVLDDRFDTGSSEAAPLPWEEVRDWFQAEGNYIDAIDRSAEALADALDEGPVAQALEDRLRRWHGVRVIGEDSDGSQLSRFDAGSRTLALNSGLPPESRAFLLAHRLVRYEFANEMHHVVAEAGLASQASRELLSVGLANYAAGALLMPYASFRTRAREVRHDIDRLRQRFGVSFEQACHRLSTLQRPGTAGLPFFFCRVDMAGNITKRHSATRLQFAALGGACPLWIVHEAVAIPDRILVQLAEMPDGTRYVSMAKGLVKPSGSYARPPRRYAVALGCEEAHAADFVYADDLRLGGAATPIGASCRICPRTDCDQRAFPPAGSVIEIDADRRSVVPYAFR from the coding sequence ATGGCCCTTCCCCGCCGCCGCCTGTTCGAAGGCTTCCGCCTCCGCGACCTACGCCGCCGCCTCGGCCTCAGCCAGGCGGCGATGGCTGCGCGGCTCGGCATCTCGGTCCCTTATCTCTCGCAGATCGAGAATAACGGCCGCCCGATCACGCAAATCGTCTTGCTCGCGCTCGCCCGCGAATTCCCGATGGAGGCGGCGGACATCGGCACCGAAGCCGAGACTTCCACGTTGCTCCGCACGATCGACGCGGCGACCGACACCAGCATCCCCGCCCATCCGCTGAGCGAGCCCGACGTCCGCCGCGGGCTCGAGCAGCAGCCCCTGCTCGCCCGCCGGCTGGTCGCGGTGCACGAGGCATGGCGCCGCAGCCAGGAGCAGCTCCGCGTCCTCGACGATCGCTTCGACACCGGATCGAGCGAAGCGGCGCCGCTCCCCTGGGAAGAGGTCCGCGACTGGTTCCAGGCCGAGGGCAATTACATCGACGCGATCGACCGATCGGCCGAGGCGCTCGCCGACGCCCTTGACGAGGGCCCGGTCGCGCAGGCGCTCGAAGACCGGCTGCGCCGCTGGCACGGCGTCCGCGTGATCGGCGAGGATAGCGACGGCAGCCAGCTCAGCCGATTCGACGCGGGTTCGCGCACGCTCGCGCTCAACTCGGGTCTGCCGCCCGAGAGCCGGGCCTTTCTGCTCGCGCACCGGCTGGTGCGCTACGAATTCGCCAACGAGATGCACCATGTCGTCGCCGAGGCCGGGCTGGCGAGCCAGGCGTCGCGCGAATTGCTGAGCGTCGGCCTCGCCAATTACGCCGCCGGCGCCCTGCTGATGCCCTATGCCAGCTTCCGCACTCGCGCCCGCGAGGTTCGCCACGATATCGATCGGCTGCGCCAGCGTTTCGGCGTGAGCTTCGAACAGGCGTGTCACCGCCTCTCGACGCTGCAGCGCCCCGGCACCGCGGGCCTGCCCTTCTTCTTCTGCCGGGTCGACATGGCGGGCAACATCACCAAGCGCCACTCGGCGACGCGGCTCCAGTTCGCGGCTCTGGGCGGCGCCTGCCCCTTGTGGATCGTCCACGAAGCGGTCGCGATCCCCGATCGCATCCTCGTGCAATTGGCCGAAATGCCCGATGGCACCCGTTACGTCTCGATGGCCAAGGGGCTGGTCAAGCCCTCGGGCAGCTATGCCCGCCCGCCGCGGCGCTATGCGGTGGCCTTGGGTTGCGAGGAGGCCCATGCCGCCGATTTCGTCTATGCCGACGATCTCCGCCTCGGCGGCGCGGCAACCCCGATCGGCGCGTCGTGCCGGATCTGCCCGCGCACCGACTGCGACCAGCGCGCCTTCCCGCCTGCAGGATCGGTCATCGAGATCGACGCCGACCGGCGCAGCGTCGTGCCGTACGCCTTCCGCTGA
- a CDS encoding acyl-CoA carboxylase subunit beta — MSSTIEELERRRAAARLGGGQKRIDAQHAKGKLTARERVEVLLDQDSFEELDMYVEHNCVDFGMETQIVPGDGVVTGSGTINGRLVFVFSQDFTVFGGSLSERHAQKICKIMDMAMKVGAPVIGLNDSGGARIQEGVASLGGYAEVFQRNVLASGVVPQLSLIMGPCAGGAVYSPAMTDFIFMVKDSSYMFVTGPDVVKTVTNEIVTQEELGGAVTHTTKSGVADVAFDNDIEALLAARDFVDFLPASNRESVPERPCDDPWDRVEDSLDSLIPPNANQPYDMHECLRKVLDEGEFFELQPTHAGNILIGFGRIEGRTVGVVANQPMVLAGVLDINSSKKAARFVRFCDAFDIPIVTFVDVPGFLPGVGQEHNGIIKHGAKLLFAYAEATVPKITVITRKAYGGAYDVMASKHLRGDLNYAWPTAEIAVMGAKGAVEIIFRGRTPEEIAERTAEYEARFANPFVAASKGFIDEVILPHSTRRRIALGLRKLRGKQLENPWKKHDNIPL; from the coding sequence ATGTCGTCGACGATCGAGGAACTGGAGCGCCGCCGCGCCGCGGCCCGGCTGGGCGGCGGGCAGAAGCGCATCGACGCGCAGCACGCCAAGGGCAAGCTCACCGCGCGCGAACGCGTCGAGGTTTTGCTCGATCAGGATTCGTTCGAAGAGCTCGACATGTATGTCGAGCATAATTGCGTCGATTTCGGCATGGAAACGCAGATCGTCCCCGGCGACGGCGTCGTCACTGGCAGCGGCACCATCAACGGCCGGCTGGTCTTCGTGTTCAGTCAGGACTTCACTGTGTTCGGCGGCTCGCTCTCCGAGCGCCATGCGCAGAAGATCTGCAAGATCATGGATATGGCGATGAAGGTCGGCGCGCCCGTCATCGGCCTCAACGACAGCGGCGGGGCGCGGATCCAGGAGGGCGTCGCCAGCCTTGGCGGCTATGCCGAGGTGTTCCAGCGCAATGTGCTCGCCAGCGGCGTGGTGCCGCAATTGAGCCTGATCATGGGCCCCTGCGCAGGCGGGGCCGTCTATTCTCCCGCGATGACCGACTTCATCTTCATGGTGAAGGATTCGTCGTACATGTTCGTCACCGGCCCGGATGTAGTGAAGACCGTTACCAACGAGATCGTCACGCAGGAGGAGCTGGGTGGAGCGGTGACGCATACCACGAAGTCGGGGGTCGCCGATGTGGCCTTCGACAACGACATCGAGGCGCTGCTCGCGGCCCGCGACTTCGTGGACTTCTTGCCCGCGTCCAATCGGGAGAGCGTTCCCGAGCGGCCGTGCGACGATCCGTGGGATCGCGTCGAGGACAGCCTTGACAGCCTGATCCCGCCCAACGCCAACCAGCCCTATGACATGCACGAATGCCTGCGAAAGGTGCTCGACGAGGGTGAGTTCTTCGAATTGCAGCCGACGCATGCGGGGAACATCCTGATCGGCTTCGGGCGGATCGAGGGACGCACGGTGGGCGTGGTCGCCAACCAGCCGATGGTGCTGGCCGGCGTGCTCGACATCAACTCTTCGAAGAAAGCGGCGCGGTTCGTGCGCTTCTGCGACGCGTTCGATATTCCGATCGTGACCTTTGTCGACGTGCCCGGCTTCCTGCCCGGGGTGGGGCAGGAGCATAATGGCATCATCAAGCACGGCGCCAAATTGCTGTTCGCTTATGCCGAGGCGACGGTGCCCAAGATCACGGTGATCACCCGCAAGGCCTATGGCGGCGCGTATGACGTGATGGCGTCGAAGCACCTTCGCGGCGACCTCAACTATGCCTGGCCGACCGCAGAGATCGCAGTGATGGGGGCCAAGGGCGCGGTCGAGATCATCTTTCGCGGGCGCACGCCGGAGGAGATCGCCGAGCGGACCGCCGAATATGAGGCGCGCTTCGCCAACCCGTTCGTGGCGGCGAGCAAGGGCTTCATCGACGAAGTGATCCTGCCGCATTCGACACGACGGCGAATCGCGCTGGGGCTTCGGAAACTGCGCGGCAAGCAGCTGGAGAACCCGTGGAAGAAGCATGACAATATTCCGCTGTGA